In the Leguminivora glycinivorella isolate SPB_JAAS2020 chromosome 14, LegGlyc_1.1, whole genome shotgun sequence genome, one interval contains:
- the LOC125233138 gene encoding histone acetyltransferase KAT8-like, which produces MAKGDKELEKPIVNNELPNPECRSADQEDSESTQEQPLDIGEHYLVRRSDESWHPAEIIQTRYNAADSGFEYYVHYVGYDRRLDEWVSRHRVMSDRFDMCEQSNNNLNSDHLLTDKSGRKITRNQKRKHDEINHVQKSYAEMDPTTAALEKEHEAITKVKYIDKIQIGKYEIDTWYFSPYPDEYGKQSKLWICEYCLKYMRMEKTYRYHLSECTARQPQGSEIYRKGTIAIFEADGKEHKIYCQNLCLLAKLFLDHKTLYFDIEQFLFYILCEVDKQGAHLVGYFSKEKDSPEGNNVACILTLPPYQRQGYGKLLIAFSYELSRLEQVVGSPEKPLSDLGKLSYRSYWSYVLLEVLSASRGTLSIKDLGQMTGISQTDIISTLQSMNMVKYWKGQHVICVTPKIVAEQLASSHFKKPRLCVDPSALRWVPPNKQGHSAKAKK; this is translated from the coding sequence ATGGCTAAAGGTGATAAAGAACTGGAAAAACCCATTGTTAATAATGAATTACCAAACCCGGAGTGTCGCAGTGCAGATCAGGAAGACTCGGAATCGACACAAGAGCAGCCCCTTGACATAGGAGAGCATTATTTAGTGCGGCGTTCAGATGAGTCATGGCACCCGGCGGAGATAATTCAAACGCGATACAACGCCGCGGACTCCGGTTTCGAATATTATGTGCACTATGTGGGCTACGACCGAAGGCTCGACGAGTGGGTTTCCCGCCATCGCGTCATGTCCGATAGGTTTGACATGTGCGAGCAGTCGAATAACAATTTAAATTCCGACCACCTGCTCACCGATAAGTCCGGCCGGAAGATAACGCGGAATCAGAAACGTAAACATGACGAGATCAACCACGTCCAGAAGTCCTATGCAGAAATGGACCCCACCACCGCTGCACTCGAAAAGGAACATGAAGCTATCACGAAAGTCAAGTATATCGACAAAATTCAAATAGGAAAATACGAGATCGATACTTGGTATTTTAGTCCTTATCCAGATGAATATGGTAAACAATCTAAACTATGGATATGTGAATACTGCTTAAAATATATGAGAATGGAGAAAACATACAGGTATCATCTCAGTGAGTGTACAGCAAGACAACCACAGGGCAGTGAAATATACAGAAAAGGCACCATTGCAATATTTGAAGCGGATGGAAAAGAGCATAAGATTTATTGCCAGAATCTATGTTTACTAGCAAAGTTATTTTTAGAccataaaacattgtattttGATATAGAACAGTTCTTATTCTACATATTGTGTGAAGTGGACAAGCAGGGTGCCCACCTAGTTGGATACTTTTCTAAAGAGAAGGACTCTCCTGAAGGTAACAATGTAGCTTGTATACTAACCCTACCTCCATACCAGAGACAAGGCTATGGCAAGCTGCTGATCGCATTTAGTTATGAGCTTTCAAGACTAGAACAAGTGGTTGGTAGCCCGGAGAAGCCATTGTCAGACCTTGGCAAGCTCAGTTATCGATCATACTGGTCCTATGTGCTGTTGGAAGTGTTGAGTGCAAGTCGCGGCACATTGAGCATCAAAGATCTCGGTCAAATGACAGGAATATCACAAACAGACATTATATCTACACTCCAGTCCATGAATATGGTGAAATATTGGAAGGGTCAGCATGTGATCTGTGTAACTCCAAAAATAGTTGCTGAGCAGCTTGCAAGCTCTCATTTCAAGAAGCCTCGGCTGTGTGTAGATCCATCGGCACTGAGGTGGGTGCCTCCGAACAAGCAGGGGCATTCGGCCAAGGCTAAAAAGTAG